A stretch of Chionomys nivalis chromosome 2, mChiNiv1.1, whole genome shotgun sequence DNA encodes these proteins:
- the Blvrb gene encoding flavin reductase (NADPH): MTVKKIAIFGATGRTGLTTLAQAVQAGYEVTVLVRDSSRLPAEGPQPAHVVVGDVRQAADVDKTVAGQDAVIVLLGTGNDLSPTTVMSEGTRNIVAAMKAHGVDKVVACTSAFLLWDPTKVPPRLQDVTDDHIRMHKVLQESGLKYVAVMPPHIGDQLLTGAYTVTLDGRGPSRVISKHDLGHFMLRCLTTNEYDGHNTYPSHQYE, translated from the exons ATGACTGTCAAGAAGATCGCGATCTTCGGTGCCACCGGCAGGACCGGACTCACCACATTGGCGCAGGCGGTGCAAGCAG GTTATGAGGTGACGGTGTTGGTTCGTGACTCCAGCAGGCTTCCAGCAGAGGGGCCCCAGCCAGCCCACGTGGTGGTGGGAGATGTTCGGCAGGCGGCCGATGTGGACAAGACCGTGGCTGGGCAGGATGCTGTCATTGTGCTGCTGGGCACTGGCAACGACCTCA GTCCCACTACAGTAATGTCCGAGGGCACCCGGAACATTGTGGCAGCCATGAAGGCGCATGGAGTGGACAAGGTCGTGGCCTGCACCTCGG CCTTCCTGCTATGGGACCCAACCAAGGTGCCCCCACGCCTGCAGGACGTGACTGATGACCACATTCGGATGCACAAGGTGTTACAGGAGTCGGGCCTGAAATATGTGGCTGTGATGCCCCCACACATAG GGGACCAGCTGCTAACTGGAGCCTACACAGTGACCCTGGATGGACGAGGGCCCTCAAGGGTGATATCTAAGCATGACCTGGGTCACTTCATGCTACGCTGCCTTACCACCAATGAGTATGACGGACACAACACCTACCCCTCCCACCAGTACGAGTAG
- the Sertad1 gene encoding SERTA domain-containing protein 1 has product MLSKGLKRKREEEEEEKEEALSVDSWWLDQSHPTVAQTPPAVASSSLFDLSVLKLHHSLRQSEPDLRHLVLVVNTLRRIQASMEPTAPLPPVPMPPTAPSVADSLLASSDAGLSASMASLLEDLNHIEDLNQVPQPQADEGPPGRSTGGVPPNLGALDLLGPATGCLLDDGLEGLFEDIDTSMYDSELWLPASEGLKPGPENGPAKEETPELDEAELDYLMDVLVGTQALERPPGPGR; this is encoded by the coding sequence ATGCTGAGCAAGGGTCTAAAGCGCAaacgggaggaggaggaggaggagaaggaggaagcccTCTCGGTGGACTCATGGTGGTTGGACCAAAGCCACCCAACAGTGGCACAGACCCCTCCTGCCGTGGCCTCCAGCTCTCTCTTCGACCTCTCTGTGCTCAAGCTCCATCATAGCCTGCGCCAGAGTGAGCCAGACCTCCGGCACCTGGTGCTGGTCGTGAACACGCTGCGGCGGATCCAGGCATCCATGGAACCTACAGCTCCCCTGCCACCTGTGCCCATGCCACCCACAGCCCCCTCTGTGGCAGACAGCCTTCTGGCTAGCTCGGACGCTGGCCTCTCGGCCTCCATGGCCAGCCTCCTGGAAGATCTCAACCACATTGAGGATCTGAACCAGGTTCCCCAACCCCAAGCAGATGAGGGGCCCCCAGGCCGCTCCACTGGGGGTGTCCCACCCAACCTGGGTGCCTTGGACCTGCTAGGGCCAGCCACTGGCTGTCTGCTGGACGATGGACTGGAGGGCTTATTTGAGGACATTGATACCTCCATGTATGATAGTGAACTTTGGTTACCAGCCTCCGAGGGTCTCAAACCTGGCCCTGAGAATGGTCCAGCCAAGGAGGAAACTCCAGAGTTGGACGAGGCTGAACTGGACTACCTCATGGATGTACTAGTGGGTACACAGGCACTAGAAAGGCCTCCAGGGCCTGGGCGCTGA
- the Sertad3 gene encoding SERTA domain-containing protein 3, whose protein sequence is MGGLKRKHSDLEEEEEDEKWDWTPAGLRSYQQALLRISLEKVQRSLGPRALSLRRHVLIHNTLQQLQAAIRLTPAPALPPEPLFLGEEDFSLSTTIGSILRELDTSMGEMESPPNPVASQSPQNEMMPQADPVFLEALSSRYLGDSGLDDFFLDIDTSAVEKDSALPPPEPPRSLFCAPGSWEWNELDHIMEIILGS, encoded by the coding sequence ATGGGAGGCTTAAAGAGAAAACATTCTGacttggaagaggaggaagaggatgagaagtGGGACTGGACTCCAGCTGGTCTTCGGAGCTACCAGCAAGCCCTGCTCCGAATCTCTCTGGAGAAAGTCCAGCGCAGCCTGGGCCCCAGAGCGCTCAGCCTCCGCAGGCACGTTCTTATCCACAACACACTccagcagctgcaggctgccaTTCGActaactccagccccagccctgccCCCAGAGCCTCTCTTCCTGGGGGAAGAAGACTTCTCCCTTTCCACTACCATTGGCTCTATCCTCAGGGAGCTCGATACATCTATGGGTGAGATGGAATCGCCTCCGAATCCAGTGGCTTCCCAGAGTCCTCAGAATGAAATGATGCCCCAGGCTGATCCCGTGTTCCTAGAAGCTCTGAGCTCCCGGTACCTGGGAGACTCTGGCCTCGATGACTTCTTTCTGGACATTGACACATCTGCAGTGGAAAAGGACTCTGCACTTCCACCCCCAGAGCCTCCTCGCAGCCTCTTCTGTGCCCCTGGATCCTGGGAGTGGAATGAGTTGGACCACATCATGGAAATCATCCTAGGATCCTAA